ATTGATTAGAGTCAGTTATTAAACTTTCTTTCATTTTAAGTATACTGTTTATATCGTTGTCATTTAGGTATTCAATAATCTTTGCATCAAACTTTTTACCTTTTGAAGAATAAGGAGCGGGGGAGTCTTTTGTCAGACTGTGAGATAGGTCTCCAGAAGCAATAACGGCTATCCTTTCGTTATTGGAAAACAGTTCTTCTTGGAGTAATTTGCCAAAATCAAAATGTTCTTGCGAACTAAGACCAGAATAATATATAGGAATTATTTTAATATTGGGGAGATTTTTTGTTAGCAAATAAAGAGGAACCAAGGAGCCGTAGTCTAGATTTGTTTCACTCATTAACTGCAAGGGTGCTTTTGTTTCTAGTTTTTCTCTAATTTTGTAAGCGAGCCCAATGTCACCATTAAAGTTAACTTTAATGGAATAGTCTCCAAATTCTTCAAAATTTCCTTCAAATTTTGGGCTTAAGTTCATGGTAAATGCATTTTCTTGAACTTGACCATGTGGAGAAATAATTAAAATCGTATCAGGATTTATCTCAAGCAAATCATTTTCCAGTTTTGCAAAAGACTTTAAAGTATCTTCAAGTCTTTTAGTATTTTCTTTTCCTATTGAAGGAATAAGAATAGGGGAATGTGGTGAGATGGCTGCAAATACAATTGACATATTATTCTTGACCTAATTCTATGTTAGCAATTATATTTTCCTCAGCAAGTTCTTCGCTATCTTCTTCTATTGTTTCTTCCTCGACTGCTACTGTTGCCACAATAGGATCTCCTATTTCATATAGATCAAGTATCCTTTGGGGCGCTGTTAAAATATTTTCCCATTTATATCCAAGACCTTCAAAAACTTCAGCAGAACTCATTGCATGCAATGTGCCATCTGCAATAACATATACGGCTGGACTTGTATCGGAAGTAATAAGTTCTCCATCTCCGTATTTGTATGGAGCGATTTTAGTATATCTAGCTAGCTCTTCTTGAGAGACTGGAGTAATTGTTTGATTTCTAAACTTTGTTCTTAGAAATACGGAGTCAAGAAGTGGAGCTTTTGTGCTTCCTTCTACGTAAAAAACACCTCCCGTTGAACTGTCTTGGAGAAGAGCTCCGGTCGCATAGCTAGAAGTCTCTGTAATATTCTCACCATCATCGTAGGATTTAATATCATCCCAGCTTGCATTTATTACTTCTTCTGGGTTAAAACCAATAACTCTAAATGCTTCAGGGCTTTCAATCAAACGTTTTTTATTATCGACCAAAAGGAAAGTTTTCCCCATAGGAGATCTAACCAATGAATATTGAGGGAACATAATAGATGGTCCTTTTGGATATTTTTCTAGCTCAGATTTATTAATACTAATTATTTTATTCACATCGAATCTCGTTGTAAGAGCACCCTTCGAAAGGAAGGGTCTTCTTTGACCATTTTGAATAAGCCAAACACCAGGTTCACCAATGGCCTGTACTAGAGTTCCATTGGGATAAGTTCTAGTAAAATATCTTTGCCAAATTTTATGAAAATTGAAATTGCCGTTATAAACATGCGGAGTATAGACATAAAGGCCAGCGGTTGCTTTATTCTCAATTGTAACAATATCATCACCTTGCTTTAGAGTAGAATAAGGATTTGAAAAAATATGTGTTTCACCTGGTTTAAATGAACAGTAATTAGCTCCAGGCTTGTAGTTTGGCTCATCTATGTCTTGGCAGCCATTCATGTAATACATAAATTGAAGAGAAGCAGAATTAATTTGTTTATAGAATCCTTCCCAGCGAGTGTTGCATTTATCTCCATCTGGACAGCCATAACCAGTCGCCCAGTCTAGTTGGGTTTGTTTTGGATTTTTTGATTCAATAAGACTTTGCTCTTTTTGGAGAAGAACTAACAAAAATTGGGGATTAATTTTATTTTCCTGTGAAACATCATAAATATGTTCAGCGGCTGACTTCTTTTCCCCCTCTAGGTTTGTCGTTAGATAGGTTGAGAGGTATCCATTCTTGCTAATAAGAAAATTATTAATCTCAGAATATCCCATCGAATTATAATTTAGAATTTCATAATCACTAATTATATTATTAGGATTAAACTCAGCCTTCGCTGAATTGATTACAAAAAAAGACGAGAATATTAAGATTGAAATAATTGATATTTTTTTTGAGAACATATACTTTTTGGCTCGTTTATTTGATTAGTTATGAATTAAATTATAGCATGTTTTCTGAATATTTAAAAAAAATATTTCAATAGATAAAAAGCACCTCAGGGGTGCTTTTTAGAATATTGTAATTTTGTATTGTTATTCCGAAACTTCGTATTTAACTGGAATTTCTACCAAATTTTTCTCTTGGCCATTATCATCTAATTCATAGACAGCAATAAAACCTTCTTTGGTAGAGTTAAAAACGAAGTTTAGGGTAATTTTAAAATCGTTTTGTGCTTCGTCATTTTCATCTATAACAGCATAGCCTCTAACTTTTGAATTGTGCTCAGAATCCCTTAGTTCAACAAATAGTTGATTTTTCGTAGCATTGGTTGTTCCCGTAATAGTTATAGGGCTACTAATGGTGTCTCCAGATTTTATATCATTTATGGCTGTTTCAACATTCTTGTTCTTGATTTCTTCTTGTTTTGGTGTTTCTTCTTGAATTTGATTTGCTTGTTCGTCAAGATTTTCTTTTTCAACGTTTGTACTCGAGCAAGCACTGAGAGTAAAAGCAAAGACAAACAAAAATGAGAATAATAGTAATTTTTTCATAAAGATATATTTTATTTATAGATTATACTAATTTTATCACAAAAGGCTTAAATTGCAAGAAAAAAAGGCTGTACAATAAACAGTGTGGTGGAAAACTAAAAAACAGTGGTAATATTAGAATGAAAACCGAGTTTCTCAACTCGAGACTAAAAATTAACACTGTTTCTATGAAAAAATCTATCATTAAAATGCTAAATCTGCAAGGGGTATTGATTGGAAAAATCAATATTTCGGAAGAAAAGAATGAAATTATTATCCCGTGTCGGTCACCTCGCAGGATGATAAGATGTCCGATTTGTGACAATAGCTCAAAAAGGGTTCATCAGGTTAGT
This portion of the Patescibacteria group bacterium genome encodes:
- the amrB gene encoding AmmeMemoRadiSam system protein B, giving the protein MSIVFAAISPHSPILIPSIGKENTKRLEDTLKSFAKLENDLLEINPDTILIISPHGQVQENAFTMNLSPKFEGNFEEFGDYSIKVNFNGDIGLAYKIREKLETKAPLQLMSETNLDYGSLVPLYLLTKNLPNIKIIPIYYSGLSSQEHFDFGKLLQEELFSNNERIAVIASGDLSHSLTKDSPAPYSSKGKKFDAKIIEYLNDNDINSILKMKESLITDSNQCGLRSILILQGILSKIKHDPKMLSYEHPFGVGYMVMNFIL